The Vanrija pseudolonga chromosome 1, complete sequence genomic sequence ACGAGGGAGGTGACGCCGGCGACTCTGCGGCATCGCGCAAGCGATCCCTCCGAGCATGCGATGTATGTCCTCACTGCCTGCCTCTAGCTCCCTGTTCGCGACACTGACCACCCCGCAGGGATGCAGACAGTGAGTAGCCCGATGCGATGCGATCCGGCGGCGATCCTTCAATTGTTGTTTGTCCTTTGGAGGGGGGCAGTCACCAGTCATCAAGCCATATCGTCATGCTGACGCCCACTCCTCAGTCGCCGGATGAAATGCGAGGACATTCAAGTCTCGAGCACGACAGGCCTCTCGAGCTGCAGAGTATGCCGACAAAAACGACAGCAATGCACCTTCCATGCGCCGATCAAGAAGCGGTGAGtacggtggcgagggtgtgTTGACTCGTAAGCTGACATCCACCCCTCAGCGGCCCGCAGCCGGGGTATCGGATGCGCGCGCCATCCTCCGAGTCGCCGGGCACGTCGCCAAAGCACGAGTTCCGCCCCTCGTCGTTCCCGCAAGCAAGCGACCACAGCCCcaccgacggcgtcgccgcgcccggcCACAACCAAGCAGAGGCAGGCTCGGGCCCAGACGTCTCGGGGACGGGCTACTCTACCCGCGCAACCTCGCCCGGTGGCTTGCGCGTGCCCCATCCACCCCGCCAGCCGCTGTTCGGCCTCCCGACGTCGTTggtcgagcgcctgctcTCAGTGTACTTTACCCACATCCATGTAGGTGCCGAGTGTGGGGCGGAGCTGACGCTGGCAGAATGTGTGGCCGCTCATCTACAAGCCCCTGTTCAATCCCCacacgacgtcggcgcccctcctcctcgccatgctcgccaTTGCGTCGTGCGTGGCTACGCGGGAGAAGAATGCCGGCAACGACGAGTGGACGCAGGAGAAGCTCTTCAACCGCGCAGAGTCGTCCCTTCACCACTGCCGGATGGACAACCGCATCGACATTGTGCAGGCGCTGATCCTGCTGTCCCTACGTCAGACTGGCTGCGGCGACAAGCGCATGGCGTTTAGCTACGCCGGCCGCGCGTGCTGCATGGCGCTCAACCTTGGGTTGAacctcgccccagcccaTCCGGAGTCTCCTGTGAGTCAGCTTGTCTTGTACGAAGAAATGTCAGCTGACCCAGCCCGCaggccgactcggagctCCGCTCTCGCGTCTACTGGAACTGCTATGTTCTCGACAAGACGCTAGCCGAGGAGACTGGCAGGTCGTTCATCCTGCCCTACCGCCGGTCATCGACGCCTCTGCCGTCCATgaccgagtcggacgagttTGAGATGTGGCCCCCGCTCCCGACCTCGCTGTCCCCGATGCCGCGGTCCGTCCGGCACATCGTCCCCCGCAGAGGGTACGTCATGTCCTGCTTCGTCTGGACATGCCGGCTGGGCCTGATTGTGGAGGATATTCTGGACATGGAGCAGGCTGGCCCGCCGGCAGATACAGACGGCTGGGAGCGTGCGTTCACGGAGCCGCTGCCGGGTGTCAACCGCGAccctgccgtcgtcgccgagcacatCAACGCCAAGTTGGAAGCCTGGCGAGCTGCACTCCCATCCACCCTCGAAGTCGACCTCAGCCCCAATGTGTCGCCCCTCCCTCACCACGTCGTCGGTCTATCGTGGTACTACACTGCCCAGATCCTCTTGCATTCACGCTTCATCAAGCAGCGCCCAAGCCAGTTTGTTCAAGACACTGAAGAGGGCGACCAGAGCCTCCGCGCACATGGCATATGCACTAAAGGAAGCGAGGCTTGcgtcaacctcctcgcccatctcgacAGGCACCAGCTGCTCGCCCAAGTGTCGGCTGACATCATCCACATCCTGTCCCTCGCGACACTATTCGAAGCGTTCGACGCTTCAGACAGcaacgacgagcttgcgcacCGTGCCAAGGTCAACTTTGCCCAGTGCTGCATTTGGCTGCGCAACGTCTCCAGCAACTGGCCCGCGGCGTCAACACACAAGGTTTACTTTGAGGGGTTGATCCAGGGAGGTCTCAAGCTGTcgtcgcccgacgacgacgacgcctcgccagcggccAAGAAGCGTCGCGGGACCATGGGTGCGATCGCGTCTCCATCGTCCCTCGTCGAGTCGCCGTCCATCCCCGAGGGACTCCGTCAGGTCGGTCGCgcgttgtcgacgacggcaggcAGCACGCTACCGGCCATCAGCCTGCCACCGCTTGGCGTGTCATCACTCTTCCAGCTCCCCCAGTTCTACTGGAACCACTTGACCAACGCCGTTCCCGGGCAGGGCGGCATAACTCAGCCTGCGAGGTTCGACCAGGCACTCGACCTCGTGCTAGGCAGTCCAGAGGCAAGCGGTGCCATGGACCTTGCAGAGTGGTCGCCCCTCAACTACAGCAGCACGGCTACATTGCCTTCGGGCCAGACTCCGCAAAGTgggccgccgacgagtgcATCAAACCCATCATACACGCAGATGCAACCGccacagcaacaacagcaacagcagcagcagataCAAAcccagcaacaacagcaacagcagcaggtCAACCCACAACATCtccagcaacaacagcagcagcaacagcagcaacccACCATGCCATGGGACATGGACCACTCATCGTTTATGAATTCTGGGACGCTCGACCCCCTGGATCCATCAGCCATCTATTCGACGCTGATGAGTTACATGGTCGAGGCAGCAAGGAGCCGataggcggcggcgagggtaTACCCCGCCCAGTTGTACATGTACCAATAGTCTTGGTTTGTTTTGGCATGCATTGTACGGATCTAGgtgtgtcgtcggcgctgtcgcACGTTTGCATTCGACCGTGCGTGCGGCGGTCGGAAGAATGGCGGTCGGCACTGCCGTTCCGTTCGCTCAGAACATGAAGTCGTCGGTAACCCTTTGCGGCCGTTGCCGCTCCCGTGTCCGCAACGGGTTGGACGCTATGCAAGTACTTACCACAGCCGACAAGCGCTCTTCGGATGCTTGGAAATAACGTTCCGACCACAAAGCGCCAAGGCGTTGCAGTGATGAgacgtgccgccgccgccacggcgccaccgccCATTCATCGACAGGAGGGGCCAAGTGGCGCCGCCTCTCGTCATCATCAAATCAATGATTGTTCATGATGTTCATGCGGCTATGGCAATTTTTCTACGAGCTCAAGAATGGAATCCTCGAGTAACAACGCTGCACGCGATGCGATACAATTAAGAAAGATGTGCAAGTGATGCTGTTGTGTTTAGTTATACAATTTTTGGGACCGactccgagtccgagtcgtcgtcgaccgcctgcgTCGTGACGCTGTGCGGGTGGCGCTTGTTGGGGTCGGCAATGTATCCATGCGACGCGGAAGCGGTCGTGCTGAGGCCgggggggaggtgggcgTCCTCCTGCGCGTGGGCCATGATGTCGGCCGAGAGGTCCTCGGTGCGCGGGCCGGTGAAGAAGGTCTTGCCGCCATACTTGGGGAAGTAGTAGTATCCCGTCGCGAACACCCACACGgcgcccgcgacgacgatcgCATAGTTCAtgctgccggcgtcgggTCCGCGGTCGGCGGGGAAGCAGAAGAGCACAGCGGCAAACACCATCCAGCCGCAAGCGACCCACGCGACAGGGCGCGACCACTTGCCAAGGTACCATGGTCCCGGCTTGAAGTTGTCCTGGCCCCACAGGAGGCGGGAGAAGATGGGGAGGAAGTAGGCGACGTACGGGCCGAGAatggcgagcgcgaagaTGGCGTTGATGGCCGACTCGTTGACTGGGTCCGcgaagccgagcgcgccgagcgggatggcagcgccgacgacaagccaGACGGTACGCACTGGCGTGCCGGACCACCTGTCGACCTTGTACAGGAACCCGGAGAACGGCAGGGCGCCGTCACGCGCGAACGCGAACGcctggcgcgaggcgggaAGCAAAAGCGACGCCGTCATGCTCATCTGCGCGATGATCATGAACGACCAGAGGACGAGCGTGCCCGTCTTGCCAAAGGCCTGGAGGTAGATGAAGGCGAGGGGCTGGCCGATGGCGCTGTTGTTGATGGCTTCGAGGTCCTCGCCcatggtggcggcgaggatgatCATGATGACTgtgccgagcacgccggcgaggccgatCGAGCCGGTGATGGCGCCTGgcacggcgatggcggcgttgGACGCCTCCTCCGAGATGGAGACGGCGCAGTCAAACGAGCAGATAGTCCACACCGGCGCGAGCATGGACAGGAAGAAGGCGAACCCGTTCGGCCAGTTGGACAGGTTGCCCCAGCCGCCAAACGTCCACTTtgcgctgccgagctcgtgccTGCGGGCGATGGGCAGGCCGATGAtggtgacgagcgcgagggcgaggttgaggaccGTCGCGGGCGTCTGCATGCGCGCGAACGCCGTCGTGCCGTACGAGCAGAACAGGCCGCAGAAGATCAGGATGCCGCAGTACAGGCCGAACTTTGCGCCGACGGACGGGGAAAAGTCCTCGTTGGCGAtgctcgccgcggcgtagAACATGCCCGCGCACGCCCATGCAAGACTCGACGTGGCTGCCGTGTTGCCGAGGAACGAGTTGTACCCCGCGAACCAGGACAGGAAGTTGCGGTACTCTGGCGGGCTGAGACGGTGGGTCCAGTAGTAGAGACCTCCGgacgtcggcatcgaggaCGCGAGGTCGCCCATCGCGAAGCCGATGAACGAGATCAAAAAGGCAGAGAGCACCCAGCCCCAGATCATGCCTACTGGGCCTCCGTACGGCTGTGGGTGGTGTGAGCAAGTGCCACATACACGGCTGTGGTTCAGGCATTTCCGTTGGTTGTGGTCGGTTACCAAGGGAACAACGACCCAGGGTCGTTAAGGGACGTagccccgccccggccccgtGGAGTCGACAAGGACAAAGACACCACTCACAAGGCAGTACATGATGGTCGAGCCGATGGACGGGACGACGCCCCTGGGGAGGTGTTAGTGATGTGCGCGCACATGGATCGACGCAACGGCGCCCTTGCCGGCTTACATGATGGAGAAGGCGACGCCAAACGTCTCGAGCTTGGAGAAGGAACGCTTCAGCTCAGGCTTGTATCCGAgcccctcgagcgcgacgtcgtcgcgcgtgaGGTAGTGGTCATTGTCCCCCATCTCGGGGTGCACATTGTGCAgcctcgcgtcgtcggcggcgttggtcATGcgagtgtgtgtggtgggtggatgcGGTGGTGAAAAAAATGTCAAGATGTTGGAGCCGGCTGGGGTTGGGCCGGTATTCGTCGGCTTGGACGGGAGcgtggggggtgggcggggcgaggcgactTCAGTTTCGACGGGCTCGTCTACGGGACGAGGGTATGCACAGGAAGACAAGTGGTGAGTGAAGAACAGCGCGCCGCACGGCCTGATTTTATTATATCGGTCGTCTCTCCGTGGCTCGCCGGCTCGCTGCATCCATCTGGAACTGGTCGGCTCGTCTATACTCCAAATGCCAATGCCGGTCCTGTCGGCCAGTAGGAGCCAGCCAGGGGGCCACGCGGCGGCGTTTAACCCTGACCTCCCCCGCgactcgcccgactcgcttAGACTGATAgcggtcgccgtcgtgtTTGGCCCTTTGGCCACGCAGCCAGCATGCATATGCGGCGGCTACGCGCGGGGTGGATAAACGGTGACGCCGGAATACCGGAAGCTGACTTATCGCTTGGGCGGAACGGCGGAGAGGCTGTGGTCGCCGTTTGTCGCCTTCGGGCCTATGTACAGCATGCttgaggccgacgtcgacaagtGCCGACACGATGCGATAACGCCCCAGCCTAGCAGCTCGCACTCAAGCGCTGCGGTATGCGCCAATTGGGAAAGCATAAGCGCTACATGGAGGACTGGACAATGAGCCATGGTGCGCCGGTCGATAGGTGGAGCGCCTCCTCATCGCACGGCCCCCattggtgctggtgctgcacCGACCGAGCGATAAGGATGCATCGTGCATATCGTCGGCGAGTACGATGGCACGGTGGCGAATGCCAGTGACCACAGTGTCCGTGATGCCAGTGGTGACAGCTACAGTagagcgagcagcgactAACTGGTTAGTCggatgctgctgcgctggaTGCGCTGGGTGCCAGTGGCGACGGCCATTGCTTCCACAGCTACTACCTACTGGCACAGCTGACACGGCTCCACGCCAAGCCACGGTGCTCCATGCAGTACTCCACACCTGCCGGGCATGCCGAGCGGTTCTTCTCCACACTCGCTGCAGGAGTCCGGCGCGAGATCTCGTCGACAAGGAAGCAGCAATCAGCTGGCTCCACCGGCCGGTCGGGCGCTTGTgacgacgcccgcccgccagccagaATTGACAGCCACACcccagcgcagcgcagcgctTCGCTTGTATGGCTGAActgcgcgccgctgacggGCGGGGGCCGTTTCGTTGCCCCATTGACACGAGTTGATCCAGCCGGCCGCGGGCAGCCGGCGCGTGGTGTGCGGTGCGCCGGTACTGCTTTGCGCGTCACGGTGGCGccctgtggtggtggccagaACGTGTGTTGCATTGTTTCATTCGGGATACTCTTGCGCGCGGgtgcacgccgagctcagcTACGCACGCCCACTCGTCGCGCCCCTGCCGTTATCACACCTCAGGAGCAAAGAACAGGGCAGTTATCGCCTGGCGGCAATGGGGTTCCCCCGTGGCGAGCCGGGATACGCCTTAACTCTTGCCTCGTTCCCGCCCAGAGCCGAAGTGGCAGTTCCGCCTGAACAATACTCCGGCGGTTGCCGCGCGCCCATAGTCGCCTACCTTTACTCCACGGTTACGGcttgcggcgcggcgtgcatcATGCGCAACAGGCGGGCAGTGGAATGCTGTcaggtggtgctgctgctggtaaTCGCTGGCTGATGGGCCGGGACAACtccagcagctgcagcatCGCACCCACCTACCCGGAGCTGCTCCACCTGGAGCTGGGCCAGATACATAATGCCTCGTCGTTCTCTCGTttccctcctcctcctcaccaacCCGCCCCACCTAGCCCCACTGCTCAACGCACCCACACAACATGTCGACCAAGAATAACCCCAAGTATGCCCaccccctcgacgcgctctccaaggccgagatcctcgcctcggtcgacgccgtccgcaAGTACATGGCCAAGGGAGCCTAcgagggcgcgccggccaacAAGCCCCTCTTCAACTCGGTCTCGCTCCTCGAGCCCCCCAAGTACGATGTCCTCCGCTGGATGAAGCTCTTctccgaggaggagattgccaCGTCCAAGTCGGCGACCCCGGCCAAGACTGTCACCCGCCAGGCCGACGTGAGTGGCCCATAGCTGCTGCTTTGCCGAGATAACCACTGACCCTGCGCTAGATCCACCTCATCTGCAACGACTCGTTCCAGGCGttcgaggtcgtcgttgacCTCCCCTCCAACCTCTCGCACGGCGCGACCAAGGTCGACTCGCCCATCGTCTCGAGCTGGaagctcctcgccaagggcgtcgaGCCCTCGCTCCAGACCGAGGAGCTCCTCTGGGCCGAGGAGATCTGCCGCACCGACCCCAAGGTCAAGGCTgctgtcgaggccgtcggcatCAAGCAGGAAGACCTGTACGTCGACGGCTGGTGCATCGCCTACGACGAGCGCTTCCCCAACCGCCGTCTGCAGCAGTGCTTCCTGTTCGCGCGTCTCCGCCCCGGAGACAACCTGTACGCGCACCCGCTCGACATGATCCCCGTCATGGACTCGCACACTGGCGAGATCATCACGATCGACTACCCCCCCAACAACCCCGACGAGAAGAACCCCGTgcccgcgtcgagcgccgacgcttacgccaaggccgagggcgacaagcCCCGCGAGCGCTTCGGCCCCCCCATGGCCGCGCACAACTACCTCCCCGAGCAGATTGTCCAGGACGAGCCCAACTTTGCCGTCCGCGACACGCTCAAGCCTCTGCACGTCCTCCAGCCCGAGGGTGTCTCGTACAAGCTGTTTGGCAATGTCATGGAGTGGCAGAACTTCAAGTTCCACGTCGGCTTCAACTACCGCGAGGGTCTCGTCCTCTCGGGCATGACCTACGAGGACGGTGCCAAGGGCGAGCGCCCAATGTTCTACAGGATCTCGGTCGCCGAGATGGTCGTCCCCTACGCCAAGGCCCTCttcccccaccaccgcaaGCAGGCGTTCGACACTGGAGAGTACGGTATCGGT encodes the following:
- the SPAPB24D3.02c gene encoding putative amino-acid permease, with the protein product MTNAADDARLHNVHPEMGDNDHYLTRDDVALEGLGYKPELKRSFSKLETFGVAFSIMGVVPSIGSTIMYCLPYGGPVGMIWGWVLSAFLISFIGFAMGDLASSMPTSGGLYYWTHRLSPPEYRNFLSWFAGYNSFLGNTAATSSLAWACAGMFYAAASIANEDFSPSVGAKFGLYCGILIFCGLFCSYGTTAFARMQTPATVLNLALALVTIIGLPIARRHELGSAKWTFGGWGNLSNWPNGFAFFLSMLAPVWTICSFDCAVSISEEASNAAIAVPGAITGSIGLAGVLGTVIMIILAATMGEDLEAINNSAIGQPLAFIYLQAFGKTGTLVLWSFMIIAQMSMTASLLLPASRQAFAFARDGALPFSGFLYKVDRWSGTPVRTVWLVVGAAIPLGALGFADPVNESAINAIFALAILGPYVAYFLPIFSRLLWGQDNFKPGPWYLGKWSRPVAWVACGWMVFAAVLFCFPADRGPDAGSMNYAIVVAGAVWVFATGYYYFPKYGGKTFFTGPRTEDLSADIMAHAQEDAHLPPGLSTTASASHGYIADPNKRHPHSVTTQAVDDDSDSESVPKIV
- the cao1 gene encoding Copper amine oxidase 1, translating into MSTKNNPKYAHPLDALSKAEILASVDAVRKYMAKGAYEGAPANKPLFNSVSLLEPPKYDVLRWMKLFSEEEIATSKSATPAKTVTRQADIHLICNDSFQAFEVVVDLPSNLSHGATKVDSPIVSSWKLLAKGVEPSLQTEELLWAEEICRTDPKVKAAVEAVGIKQEDLYVDGWCIAYDERFPNRRLQQCFLFARLRPGDNLYAHPLDMIPVMDSHTGEIITIDYPPNNPDEKNPVPASSADAYAKAEGDKPRERFGPPMAAHNYLPEQIVQDEPNFAVRDTLKPLHVLQPEGVSYKLFGNVMEWQNFKFHVGFNYREGLVLSGMTYEDGAKGERPMFYRISVAEMVVPYAKALFPHHRKQAFDTGEYGIGALANSLALGCDCLGSITYLDADMVTREGNVQTIKSAICIHEEDAGILHKHTDFRDNKAHVARNRRLVISSICTVANYEYGFYWNLYLDGSIEMEIKATGIVNAYPLRKDEARDPAHEVEVAPQIAAQHHQHLFSVRLDPMLDGLNNRVTQVDVIPDEGEVGSETNYYGNGFHTVKTPFKTSKESVAHADPLKCRSWLIENPNKLHYSSKAPIAFKIQCKDMPPLLGKPGSLVWNRAPWARQHIFTTAYNEEDPDKMFPSDIHINQHPGAEKFGSQIWVDRNADISNSDIVVWPTMGVTHLCRPEDWPIMPVEILRFHLKPSGFFDRNPGLDVPSIADAKSRFANEAFANGTSNGTNGTAATNGDSCCAR
- the nirA_0 gene encoding Nitrogen assimilation transcription factor nirA, with the translated sequence MRCMSSSPDEMRGHSSLEHDRPLELQSMPTKTTAMHLPCADQEAPGYRMRAPSSESPGTSPKHEFRPSSFPQASDHSPTDGVAAPGHNQAEAGSGPDVSGTGYSTRATSPGGLRVPHPPRQPLFGLPTSLVERLLSVYFTHIHNVWPLIYKPLFNPHTTSAPLLLAMLAIASCVATREKNAGNDEWTQEKLFNRAESSLHHCRMDNRIDIVQALILLSLRQTGCGDKRMAFSYAGRACCMALNLGLNLAPAHPESPADSELRSRVYWNCYVLDKTLAEETGRSFILPYRRSSTPLPSMTESDEFEMWPPLPTSLSPMPRSVRHIVPRRGYVMSCFVWTCRLGLIVEDILDMEQAGPPADTDGWERAFTEPLPGVNRDPAVVAEHINAKLEAWRAALPSTLEVDLSPNVSPLPHHVVGLSWYYTAQILLHSRFIKQRPSQFVQDTEEGDQSLRAHGICTKGSEACVNLLAHLDRHQLLAQVSADIIHILSLATLFEAFDASDSNDELAHRAKVNFAQCCIWLRNVSSNWPAASTHKVYFEGLIQGGLKLSSPDDDDASPAAKKRRGTMGAIASPSSLVESPSIPEGLRQVGRALSTTAGSTLPAISLPPLGVSSLFQLPQFYWNHLTNAVPGQGGITQPARFDQALDLVLGSPEASGAMDLAEWSPLNYSSTATLPSGQTPQSGPPTSASNPSYTQMQPPQQQQQQQQQIQTQQQQQQQQVNPQHLQQQQQQQQQQPTMPWDMDHSSFMNSGTLDPLDPSAIYSTLMSYMVEAARSR